The window TGCCCGTCGGCGGTGACGACGCCCAGCGCGACAGCGGAGGGGCCGCTGGGGCCGAGGGCGGCCCGCAGGAGTTCGGCGGTCCGGTCGGGAATCACGGGGTTTCCAGGGCGGCGCGGGCGTTGCCTTGGGCGGCGTCCAGGCGGGCGCGGGCCTGCTGCGCGGTGAGGCCCAGGGTTAGGGCGACGATGGCGGTTTTCACCTGGCCGTCCGCGGCGCGCAGGGCGGCGTGGGCGGCGGGCTCGTCGCAGGCGGTGGCGTGCTGGACCAGGCGGGCGGCGCGGGCTTCGAGTTTCAGGTTGGTGGCCTTGAGGTCGACCATCAGGTTGCCGTACACCTTGCCCAGGCGGACCATCAGGGCGCTGGAGAGCGAGTTCAGAGCGATCTTCTGCGCGGTGCCGGCCTTGAGGCGGGTGGAGCCGCTGATGATCTCGGGGCCCGTGTCGAGCAGGACCGGGTGGTCCGCGAGGTGCAACAGGGGCGTGCCGGGGTTGTTCGCCAGTCCGATGATGAGGACCTGCTGTGCGCGGGCGGCGGTCATGGCGCCCAACACCCAGGGCGTGGTGCCGCTGGCGGCCACGGCGATGAGGACGTCGCTGGGGGTTGGGTGCGCGCCGAGCAGGGCCGCGTGGCCGTCCTCGTGGTCGTCCTCGGCACCCTCGACGGCTTCGCGGATGGCGCGGTCGCCGCCGGCGATCAGCGGGACGGCGCGCGTGGGCGGCCAGGAGAAGGTGGGCGTAAGCTCCGTGGCGTCCAGGACGCCGAGGCGGCCGCTGGTGCCCGCACCGGCGTAGAGGAGGCGGCCGCCCTGTTGCAGTCGGGGCAGGGCGGCCTGCACGGCGCCACTGAGGGCCGGAGCGGCGCGCCGGGCAGCCTCAACGGCGACCAGCTGGTCGTCAAGCAGCGCGTCGAGGAGGTCTTCGGTGGTGAGGAGGTCGAGGTCCGGGTGGGCCGGGTTCAGGGCCTCGGTGTTCAGCGGGTGGCTCATGAGGCTCCAGGGGCGCGGGTCCATTTCCCGGCGTGGACGGCGTGGGCAGCGCCGGTGGTGTGGGCGAGGGTGTTGGTCCAGCCCTGCGCGGTCGCGTAGCCCAGGAAGGCGAACGCGGCCGCTTCGCGCGTGGCGTCGGTGAAGCCGTGGGCGTCCCAGCCGAGGTCCGTGAAGGTCCGTACCGGGATGGGGTCCAGGGCGCGGGTCAGGGCGCGGGTCAGGGCCGGGTTGCGGGCGCCGCCGCCCGCCACGACGACCTCGTCCGGGGGTGTGGCCAGCCACTGGAGGGCAGCGGCGACGGTGCGGGCGGTGAATTCGGTGGCGGTGGCCGCCAGGTCCGGGACGCTGAGTGGGGCGGGTTGGGGCAGCCGGGCCAGGGTCCAGACCTCCCGTCCGGTGGCTCTGGGTGGGGCCTGCTGAAGTTCCGGGTGGGCCAGCCAGGCGGTCAGGGTGGGGGCGTGCACAGTGCCGTTGAGGGCCAGTGCGCCGTCCTGATCGCAGGTCTGTCCGGCCTGGGCGGCGGCCTCGTCGATGAGGCAGTTGGCGGGCCCGGTGTCGAAGGCCTGCACGGCGCCGGGGTCGGTGCCGGGCAGCAGGGTCAGGTTGGCGATCCCGCCGAGGTTCAGCAGCAGCCGGGTCACGCCGGGCTCGGCGAACAGCGCCCAGTCGGCGAAGGGCACCAGGGGGGCGCCGACACCGCCGGCGGCGAGATCGGCGGGGCGGAAGTCGCTGATGACGGGTTTCCCGGTGTGCTGGGCGATGAGTGCCGCCTCGCCGAGTTGCAGCGTGGCGGGGCGAGTCCAGCCGCGCGTGGCGTTCGGGCGGGGGTGGTGCTGCACGGTCTGGCCGTGGCTGGCGATCAGGTCGGCGTTTCCGGCCAGCGGCGCGGCGGCCTGCGCGAGGGCCTCCCCGAGGGCCCAGTGCAGCTGCGTGAGTTCACTGGGGGTGCCCTCGTTCCGCGCGGCGCGCAGCACGGCTTCTCTCAGGTCGGGCGGGTAGGGGGTGAAGGTGTGGGCCACGACCCGCCCGCGCGGGACGCTCAGGCTGGCCGGCAGCCGCAGGGGGGCCGGAGCGTTCAGGGCGGGCCAGCCGCTGAGGTCCAGCAGGGCGGCGTCGATGCCGTCGGCGCTGGTGCCGCTCATCAGGCCCAGCACGCGGGTCATGCGCCGCCCTGGAGTTCCATGACGAAGTCGTAGCGGTCTCCGCGGTAGTGGGCGCGGGCGTACTCGATGGGCCGCCCGTCGGTCAGCCAGGAGAGGCGGTCGGTGGTCAGGAGGGCCGCGCCCACGGTGACGTTCAGGAGGGGCGCGAGGGTCAGGTCGGCGTTCACGGCGCGCAGGTGCCGGATGGCGCGGGTGGGGCTGAGCCCGCGGGCGGCCAGCAGCGCGTACAGGCTGGCGTCGTGCACGCTGGCCTCGTCGAGCGGCCCGACCAGACTGACGGGCAGCGTGGAGTCCTCCACGGCGAGGGGTTCGCCGTTGGCGGTGCGCAGGCGCCGCAGGCGGTAGACGAGTTCGCTGGGGGACAGGGCGAGGCTCATGGCCTCCTGCGGGGTGGGCCGGGTGCGTTCGAAGCTCAGGACCTGCGCGCCGGGCTGCTGACCGCGGGAGCGCACGTCCTCGGAGAAGGAGGACAGCAGGCCCAGGGTGCGGGCGGGGAGGTCGCCGGGGCGGGGGGGTGGGGTGACGAAGGTGCCGCTGCCGTGGCGGCGGGTCAGGAGACCCTGCTGGGCGAGCAGGGCGAGGGCCTGACGGATCGTGACGCGTGACACGCCGAGATGCGCGGCGAGGTCACGTTCAGCGGGGAGGGCGCTGCCTGGGCGCAGCTGTCCGCTCTCGATGCGCTGCGTCAGTCCCTGGGCGACCTGCACGTACACGGGAGTGGCGCTGGCGCTGTCGAGCGGGATAGTCCAGAGGGAGGACGAGGACAGCATCCCGCTCAGCGTACCACCCTGGAACCTCTTTGCAAGAGGGTTGCAAGTGGCAGCGGATTGGTATTAGGCTGTTTTGAATCAAGTCACCGCGTCCAACCCCGCGCACCCGGAGGTTCCCTATGCACGTACGCACGCTGACCCTGCTCACCCTCGCGCTGCTCGGCACCGCTCACGCCGCCCCGAAAAAATTCACAGGCTACGGCAGCCTGGGCATCGTGAACGGCAAGAGTGGCGGCACCTACACCCTGCCGCTGGGCGACAGCCCCCAGAGCCTCTTCTACTACGGCGCCATCGACAACAACCTGGGCCTGATCTCCCAGCAGCTGTTCGACGGCCTCGTGGAATTCAACCTCTCCACCTACAAGATCGAGCCTGCGCTGGCCGAAAGCTGGACCATCACCGACGGCGGAACCGTCTACACCTTCAAGCTCCGCCAGGGCGTGAAGTGGAGTGACGGACAGGCCTTCAACGCCGACGACGTGATCTTCACGTACAAGAACATGATCATGAACCCCGAGTCCCGCGCCGGGGACCCCGGGAACTTCAAGCTGGGCGGCAAGGACGTCACGATCAGCAAGGTCGACAACATGACCGTGCGCTTCACGCTCCCCCGCCCCGCCCCGGCGTTCCTGCTGCAACAGCGGTACTTCATCATGCCGCAGCACAAACTGGCCAAGTACGGCCAGGAGAGCGGCGCCAAACCCGGCGACATCAACAGCGCCTGGCCCACCAACGTCGCGGAAACCGAAGTGGTCGGCACCGGCCCCTTCAAGCTCAGCAACTACGCCGCCGGGCAGAAGGTCACGCTGGTCCGCAACCCCAACTACTGGAAGGTGGACGGCGCCGGCAAGCAGCTCCCCTACCTGGACAAACTGGAGTTCCTGATCATCCGCGACCCGCAGGCGCAGGTGGCGCAGTTCCTCGCCGGGAACCTCGACCAGCTGAACGTGACCGGCGCGCAGTTCCCCGACCTGAAGCAGAAGGAAGTGGCGGGCGCGCCCTTCAAGGTCATGCGCTCCACGGCGCTGTTCGGCAGCCCCCCTTTCGTGGCGTACAACTTCGACGCGAAGAACGCCGCCCTGGCCAAGGTGTTCAGTGACGTGCGCTTCCGCCGCGCTATGCAGAGCGCCGTGAACCGCGAGCGCATCATCGACACCGTATACAACGGCCTAGCCAGCCTCCCCGGGCACGGGGTCGCGCCGGCCAACAAGGCCTTCTACGCGAACACCACCCGGCAGCTGGGCGCGTTCAGCCTCTCGGACGCGAACGACGCGCTGGACGCCATGGGTCTCAAGAAACGCAACGCCGCCGGTATCCGCCTGCTGCCCAGCGGCCAGCCGCTGGAAATCGACCTGACCTACGGCACGGACAGCGCCGTGTACCCCGCCATTGCCACGATCCTCCAGAGTGACTTCGCGAAGGTGGGCGTCAAGGTGAACCTCAAGGGCATTCTCAGCAGCCGCCTGCTCGCCACGGGTCAGAGCGGCGACTGGGAGATGATCCTGCACGCCTTCGGGGACCAGCCCGACCCGGAACTGCGCCGCCCCATCTGGCAGCCCGGCGGCAGCCTGTACTACTGGCACCGCGCGCCGCAGCCCGCCAAGGACGGCGACCCGGCCAATACCGCCAAGATGGCTCCGTGGGAGAAGGAGATCTACGACATCTTCAACAAGGCCGCCGTGGAACCCAACGCCGCAACCCGCAAGGCGCTGTACACCCGCTGGCAGCTGATCTTCGCGCAGAACCTCCCGGTGACGCCCATCGCCAAACCCGAGAACATCGGCGCGATCAGCACGAAGTTCGGCAACTACGTGTACAACCTCGGGGTGATTCCCGGGTACAACCCCGTCCCGCTGATCTACCAGAAGTAAGGGCCATGGGGGGTGGGGCGCAGGTTCACGGTCAGCTGGCCGGACCTGCACCCGCCCCCCACACCTGTTCCAGAGGAGGTTCCCCCGTGCCCGCCACCGCTCACCTGTCATCCGCCCGACCATGCTGACCTACACCATTCGCCGCCTTCTGGGCATGATTCCCACGCTGCTGCTGATCAGCGTGGTGTGCTTCACCGTGATTCAGCTGCAACCCGGCAGTTTCCTCGACCAGTACCGGGAGGATCCGCGCGTCACGCCGGAATCCCTGCAGGCCATGACCCGGCAGCTGGGCCTGGATCAGCCCGTGTGGGCGCAGTACCTGAACTGGGTTAAGGGCATCGTGCTGCACGGTGACTTCGGGTACTCGTTCGCGAACAGCCGTCCCGTCAGCAGCCTGATCTGGGAGCGGCTGGGCTGGACGGTGTTCCTGGCGGTCCTGACGCTGCTGGTGTCCTGGGTGATCGCCGTGCCGCTCGGGATCTACACGGCCCTGAACCGCTACGGGAAGCGCAGCGCCGCACTGAACTTCCTAGGCTACCTGAGTCTGGCCACGCCGGACTTCCTGGTGGCGCTGCTGCTGATCGCCCTGGTGCTGCGCACGGGCGGCACGAACGTGGGCGGCCTGTTCAGCCCGGACATGATTGACGCGCCCTGGAGTGTCGCCCGCGTGCTGGACCTGCTGGCGCACCTGTGGATTCCCATGATCGCCATCGGCCTGGAAGGCGTGGCGGGCCTCATGCGGCAGATGCGGGCCTCCATGCTGGACGTGCTGTCGCAGGACTTCATCCGCACGGCGCGCGCCAAGGGCGCCACCGGCCAGCGGGTGCTGTGGGGGCACGCCGTGCGCAACGCCGTGAACCCCCTGATCAGCCTGGCGGGCCTGAGCCTGCCCAGCCTGATCAGCGGCACGATCATCGCCAGCATCGTCCTGAACCTGCCCACCATCGGCCCGTACCTGTATGACGCCCTGCTGAACAAGGACCAGTTCGTGGCCATGACGCTGCTGATGTTCAGCGCACTGCTGCTCCTGATCGGGAACCTGCTCAGCGACCTGGCGCTCGCCTGGGCGGACCCCCGCGTGAGGTTCGAGTGACGGCCGTTCCTGTGGCGACCCGCGCCCCCGCCCGCCTCACGCCGTTCCAGATGGCCCTGCGCCGCTTCCGCCGCTCGAAGGCGGGCGTCCTGAGCGCCTGGGTGCTGGCGGCGCTGTACCTGATGGCCATCCTGTCCGGGTTCCTGGCGCCGTACTCCATCACCGCGCAGCACGAGGAGTACCCCTACCAGCGTCCACAGGCGGTGCACATCCTGCACGACGGAAAAGTCATGCGGCCCTTCGTGTACGGCTTCAAGAAGACCCGTGATCCCGTGACCTTCGCCAGTACGTTCAGCGAGGACAAAACCCGGCCCATCCCGGTCCTGTTCTTCGTGCGGGGCGACGACCCCAGCGAGAGCCGCTACTCGCTGCTGGGCGTCTTCAAGAGCCAGTGGCATCTGTTCGGCGTCCGGGACGGGTACTACTTCCCGCTGGGCACCGACAAGTTCGGCCGTGACCTGCTCTCGCGCATGCTGGTCGGTTCGCAGGTGAGTCTCACGGTGGGCCTGATCGGCATCCTGATCAGCTTCAGCATCGGCATCGTGCTGGGGGGCGTCAGCGGGTTCTTCGGCGGATGGGTCGACAACCTGATCCAGCGGCTGGTCGAGGTCCTGCTGTCCTTCCCGCGCCTGCCGATCCTGCTGGCCCTGAGCACCATCATTCCCGCGAAGTGGCCCTCCACGTGGGTGTACCTGGGGATCGTGGCGGTGCTCGCACTAATCGGCTGGGCGGGTCTGGCGCGCGTGGTGCGTGGGCAGGTGATCAGCGCACGCGGCCTGGATTACGTGCAGGCCGCCCGCGCGATCGGCGCGCCGGACCTGCGGGTCATCCTGCGGCACATCATGCCGAACCTCAGCTCGTTCCTGATCGTGACCGCTACCCTGGCGCTCCCCGGGTACATCCTGGGCGAGAGTGCCCTGAGTTTCCTGGGCCTGGGCATCAAGGAACCCATGACCAGCTGGGGGCTGCTGCTGAAAGACGCGCAGAATTTCGAGACGCTCAGCCTGCACCCGTGGCTGCTGCTGCCGGGCGTGCTGATCGTGATCAGCGTCCTGGCGTTCAACTTCGTGGGGGACGCGCTGCGGGACGCGGCGGACACGCAGAGCCGCTGACGCGCGGACCGGAGCGTGCTTGACAGCGGGGGGCGGCGGAACTACGCTGCCCCCTAATCATTTCGCCGTCGAATGAACTGGCTTTGCCCGGAGGTCTTCCCTTGCCGCACCTGACTGTCCATCAGCTCAACACCCTGCCGGAAGCGCAGTTCACGGCCCACTTCAAAGGTGTACTGGAGCATTCCCCACACTACGCGGCGCAGGTCGCACGGAACCGCCCCTACCAGGACGCCGAGGCCGTCGCCGCTGCCTTCGCGGCCGCTGCGCGCGGCGGAACCCCCGAAGAGCAACTCGCCCTCATCCGCGCCCATCCGGACCTCGCCGGGAAAGCCGCTCTGGCTGGCGACCTCACGCCGGAGAGCGCCTCGGAGCAGGCCAGCGCGGGCCTCGACCGCCTCAGCCCGGACGAGTACGACGAATTCCAGCGCCTGAACGCCGCCTACCACGACCGCTTCGGCCTGCCCTACGTCGTGTGCGTCCGCGAGCACGCCAAGGCCAGCATCTTCGAAGGCGCGCGCCGCCGCCTCACCCACACACCCGAACAGGAAGTCGAGGCGGCCCTGCATGAGATCGGCCGGATTGCCCGCCTGCGCGTCCTTGACCTCATGACCCCAGCCCCATCAGCCCCGGAGGGTGCCATGCCCGTGAAAGTCAGACTCGGTGAGAACAATTACGGCAAGGCCGACGTGCGCCTCTTCAAGGTCTTCCGGGATCAGCCCCGCCACGAGATCAAGGACGTGCAGGTGCGCGTCGCCATGACCGGCGACTTCGGCGCCGCCCACACCCACGGGGACAACACCGACCTGGTCGCCACCGACACCGTTCGCAACACCATCTACGCCCTGGCCCGCGACGGCCTGACCGGCAGCATCGAGGCATTCGGCAAGCACCTCATCCGGCACTTCGTGAAGCGCGGCCCCCGCGTCACGTCCGCCCGGGCCAGTTTCGTGCAACACACCTGGGACCGCATGCCCAGCCACGGCGCCCCGCACGACCACGCCTTCGTGCGGCAGATGCCCAAACACACCGCCACTGTCACCGGCGACGGTCAGACCTTCAGTGTCGAGAGCGGCATCGACGAGCTCTATATCCTGAAGACCACTCAGAGCGGCTGGGCCGGCTTTCACCGCGACCAGTTCACCACCCTGCCCGAGACCACCGACCGCATTCTGGCCACCACCGTCACCGCCCGCTGGACCTACCGCACCGACGAACCCGACTACGACGCCACCTGGGCGCAGGTCTATCAGACGCTCATGGACGTCTTCCCCGACCACTACTCGCACAGCATGCAGCACACCCTGTACCGGCTGGGCGAGGCCGTCCTCACCCGCTGCGAGGACATCGAACGGATCTTCTTCTCCTTCCCGAACCGGCACCACATCCTCTATCCCCTCGACCGGTTCGGCCTGGACAACCCCGGCGTGATCTTCCACGCCGACGCCGAACCGTACGGCGTGATCGAAGGCTGGGTGGAACGCGAGTGAGCGGCGCTGGCCTCAGCACCCATGTACTCGACACCGCACGCGGCCGCCCCGCGGCGGGCATCCCCGTAGCCTTGAACGCCGTGCTAGGGGAGCACCGCACGCTCCTCAGCCGGACGACCACCAACGCGGACGGCCGGACCGATGAACCCCTCATCGCACGCGGCCAGCTGGAGCCCGGCACCTATGAACTGACCTTCCTCGTCGCCGAGTACTTCAATGACCTGCACGCCAGCGACCCGCCGTTTCTGGACCAGATTACCCTGCGCTTCACGGTCGCTGACACCGACGCGCACTATCACGTCCCACTCCTCGTCAGTCCCTGGTCGTACAGCACGTACCGGGGCTCCTGAAGCAGATGCCATGAGCGACCGGTTCATGCAGCGCCTGAACGACGACTGGCGCAGGACGCGACCGGACCTGAACGTCGAACCGATGCTACGGGTGCTGAGCCTCACCCGCCTCGGGCAGCGACTCCAGGCGCAGCTGGACCAGTTTCTCGAATCCAACGGGCTCAACGCCGCTGCATGGGATCTGCTGCTGGCGCTGTACCGAAGCGCGCCGCCTGAAGGATTGACACCGGGCGAACTGGCCCAGGCCTGCGCTGTCCACGGACCAGCCATCTCGAA of the Deinococcus radiotolerans genome contains:
- a CDS encoding ABC transporter permease, with translation MALRRFRRSKAGVLSAWVLAALYLMAILSGFLAPYSITAQHEEYPYQRPQAVHILHDGKVMRPFVYGFKKTRDPVTFASTFSEDKTRPIPVLFFVRGDDPSESRYSLLGVFKSQWHLFGVRDGYYFPLGTDKFGRDLLSRMLVGSQVSLTVGLIGILISFSIGIVLGGVSGFFGGWVDNLIQRLVEVLLSFPRLPILLALSTIIPAKWPSTWVYLGIVAVLALIGWAGLARVVRGQVISARGLDYVQAARAIGAPDLRVILRHIMPNLSSFLIVTATLALPGYILGESALSFLGLGIKEPMTSWGLLLKDAQNFETLSLHPWLLLPGVLIVISVLAFNFVGDALRDAADTQSR
- a CDS encoding ABC transporter substrate-binding protein, coding for MHVRTLTLLTLALLGTAHAAPKKFTGYGSLGIVNGKSGGTYTLPLGDSPQSLFYYGAIDNNLGLISQQLFDGLVEFNLSTYKIEPALAESWTITDGGTVYTFKLRQGVKWSDGQAFNADDVIFTYKNMIMNPESRAGDPGNFKLGGKDVTISKVDNMTVRFTLPRPAPAFLLQQRYFIMPQHKLAKYGQESGAKPGDINSAWPTNVAETEVVGTGPFKLSNYAAGQKVTLVRNPNYWKVDGAGKQLPYLDKLEFLIIRDPQAQVAQFLAGNLDQLNVTGAQFPDLKQKEVAGAPFKVMRSTALFGSPPFVAYNFDAKNAALAKVFSDVRFRRAMQSAVNRERIIDTVYNGLASLPGHGVAPANKAFYANTTRQLGAFSLSDANDALDAMGLKKRNAAGIRLLPSGQPLEIDLTYGTDSAVYPAIATILQSDFAKVGVKVNLKGILSSRLLATGQSGDWEMILHAFGDQPDPELRRPIWQPGGSLYYWHRAPQPAKDGDPANTAKMAPWEKEIYDIFNKAAVEPNAATRKALYTRWQLIFAQNLPVTPIAKPENIGAISTKFGNYVYNLGVIPGYNPVPLIYQK
- the uraH gene encoding hydroxyisourate hydrolase — protein: MSGAGLSTHVLDTARGRPAAGIPVALNAVLGEHRTLLSRTTTNADGRTDEPLIARGQLEPGTYELTFLVAEYFNDLHASDPPFLDQITLRFTVADTDAHYHVPLLVSPWSYSTYRGS
- a CDS encoding ABC transporter permease; the protein is MLTYTIRRLLGMIPTLLLISVVCFTVIQLQPGSFLDQYREDPRVTPESLQAMTRQLGLDQPVWAQYLNWVKGIVLHGDFGYSFANSRPVSSLIWERLGWTVFLAVLTLLVSWVIAVPLGIYTALNRYGKRSAALNFLGYLSLATPDFLVALLLIALVLRTGGTNVGGLFSPDMIDAPWSVARVLDLLAHLWIPMIAIGLEGVAGLMRQMRASMLDVLSQDFIRTARAKGATGQRVLWGHAVRNAVNPLISLAGLSLPSLISGTIIASIVLNLPTIGPYLYDALLNKDQFVAMTLLMFSALLLLIGNLLSDLALAWADPRVRFE
- a CDS encoding MarR family winged helix-turn-helix transcriptional regulator, with the protein product MSDRFMQRLNDDWRRTRPDLNVEPMLRVLSLTRLGQRLQAQLDQFLESNGLNAAAWDLLLALYRSAPPEGLTPGELAQACAVHGPAISNRIARLEERALVQRSTQAQDRRSVRITLTLAGRTIVEALLPPYIQLEEHLVIPLTPLSVVALDEATHRLLAALDD
- a CDS encoding anhydro-N-acetylmuramic acid kinase, with translation MTRVLGLMSGTSADGIDAALLDLSGWPALNAPAPLRLPASLSVPRGRVVAHTFTPYPPDLREAVLRAARNEGTPSELTQLHWALGEALAQAAAPLAGNADLIASHGQTVQHHPRPNATRGWTRPATLQLGEAALIAQHTGKPVISDFRPADLAAGGVGAPLVPFADWALFAEPGVTRLLLNLGGIANLTLLPGTDPGAVQAFDTGPANCLIDEAAAQAGQTCDQDGALALNGTVHAPTLTAWLAHPELQQAPPRATGREVWTLARLPQPAPLSVPDLAATATEFTARTVAAALQWLATPPDEVVVAGGGARNPALTRALTRALDPIPVRTFTDLGWDAHGFTDATREAAAFAFLGYATAQGWTNTLAHTTGAAHAVHAGKWTRAPGAS
- the pucL gene encoding factor-independent urate hydroxylase, producing MPHLTVHQLNTLPEAQFTAHFKGVLEHSPHYAAQVARNRPYQDAEAVAAAFAAAARGGTPEEQLALIRAHPDLAGKAALAGDLTPESASEQASAGLDRLSPDEYDEFQRLNAAYHDRFGLPYVVCVREHAKASIFEGARRRLTHTPEQEVEAALHEIGRIARLRVLDLMTPAPSAPEGAMPVKVRLGENNYGKADVRLFKVFRDQPRHEIKDVQVRVAMTGDFGAAHTHGDNTDLVATDTVRNTIYALARDGLTGSIEAFGKHLIRHFVKRGPRVTSARASFVQHTWDRMPSHGAPHDHAFVRQMPKHTATVTGDGQTFSVESGIDELYILKTTQSGWAGFHRDQFTTLPETTDRILATTVTARWTYRTDEPDYDATWAQVYQTLMDVFPDHYSHSMQHTLYRLGEAVLTRCEDIERIFFSFPNRHHILYPLDRFGLDNPGVIFHADAEPYGVIEGWVERE
- a CDS encoding N-acetylmuramic acid 6-phosphate etherase, with amino-acid sequence MSHPLNTEALNPAHPDLDLLTTEDLLDALLDDQLVAVEAARRAAPALSGAVQAALPRLQQGGRLLYAGAGTSGRLGVLDATELTPTFSWPPTRAVPLIAGGDRAIREAVEGAEDDHEDGHAALLGAHPTPSDVLIAVAASGTTPWVLGAMTAARAQQVLIIGLANNPGTPLLHLADHPVLLDTGPEIISGSTRLKAGTAQKIALNSLSSALMVRLGKVYGNLMVDLKATNLKLEARAARLVQHATACDEPAAHAALRAADGQVKTAIVALTLGLTAQQARARLDAAQGNARAALETP
- a CDS encoding GntR family transcriptional regulator — protein: MLSSSSLWTIPLDSASATPVYVQVAQGLTQRIESGQLRPGSALPAERDLAAHLGVSRVTIRQALALLAQQGLLTRRHGSGTFVTPPPRPGDLPARTLGLLSSFSEDVRSRGQQPGAQVLSFERTRPTPQEAMSLALSPSELVYRLRRLRTANGEPLAVEDSTLPVSLVGPLDEASVHDASLYALLAARGLSPTRAIRHLRAVNADLTLAPLLNVTVGAALLTTDRLSWLTDGRPIEYARAHYRGDRYDFVMELQGGA